In a genomic window of Corynebacterium coyleae:
- a CDS encoding O-acetylhomoserine/O-acetylserine sulfhydrylase, protein MGNYDNSNAQEWSFGTRSIHAGQQVDQDYGARNQPIYMTTSYVFDDAQHAANRFNLSDAGPIYTRLTNPTQQALEDRVASLEGGVAATAFASGMAAETAAILTLAQAGDHVVTSPRLYGGTETLFQHTLPKLGIEFTFVENPDDPASWQAAVQPNTRAFYGETFGNPIADVLDIPAIAEVAHNNQVPLIVDNTMATAALVKPLELGADIVVVSTTKFYTGNGAAIGGAIIDGGKFDWTVQRDGKDVFPLFTTPDPAYHGLKYADLGAPAFALRARAGLLRDTGAAISPFNAWVALQGIDTLALRVEKHNANALKVAEFLAGHDKVAKVNYAGLDDSPYKATKDKLGLKYTGSVLSFDIAGDQDDKTNAWKFIDALKLHSNLANIGDVRSLVVHPASTTHSQSDAAGLARAGITQATVRLSVGIEDVEDIIADLERGFAAV, encoded by the coding sequence ATGGGAAACTACGACAACTCCAACGCACAAGAATGGTCCTTTGGTACGCGCTCGATCCATGCTGGCCAGCAGGTCGACCAGGACTACGGCGCGCGTAACCAGCCGATTTACATGACCACCAGCTACGTGTTCGACGATGCCCAGCACGCGGCGAACCGCTTTAACCTCTCGGATGCAGGCCCGATTTACACCCGCCTGACCAACCCGACGCAGCAGGCACTAGAGGATCGCGTGGCGTCGCTGGAGGGCGGCGTGGCTGCCACGGCGTTCGCGTCCGGCATGGCTGCGGAGACTGCCGCGATTCTCACTTTGGCGCAGGCGGGCGACCACGTTGTTACCTCCCCACGCCTCTACGGCGGCACCGAGACGCTGTTCCAGCACACGCTGCCAAAGTTGGGCATTGAGTTCACCTTCGTGGAAAACCCGGACGACCCGGCAAGCTGGCAGGCTGCCGTCCAGCCGAACACACGGGCGTTTTATGGCGAGACGTTCGGCAACCCGATCGCGGACGTGCTAGACATCCCGGCCATTGCAGAGGTGGCCCATAACAATCAGGTGCCGTTGATCGTCGATAACACGATGGCGACTGCCGCTCTGGTCAAGCCGCTGGAGTTGGGTGCGGACATCGTGGTCGTGTCCACGACGAAGTTCTATACCGGCAACGGTGCTGCGATTGGCGGCGCGATTATCGACGGCGGCAAGTTCGACTGGACCGTCCAGCGCGACGGCAAGGACGTCTTCCCACTGTTTACCACCCCGGATCCGGCGTACCACGGCCTGAAGTACGCGGACCTGGGCGCCCCGGCGTTCGCTCTGCGTGCCCGCGCCGGTTTGCTGCGTGACACGGGTGCGGCGATTTCGCCGTTCAACGCGTGGGTTGCGCTGCAGGGTATTGATACGTTGGCGCTTCGCGTGGAAAAGCACAATGCGAACGCGCTGAAGGTGGCGGAGTTCCTGGCGGGCCACGACAAGGTGGCCAAGGTCAACTACGCAGGCCTGGACGACTCGCCGTACAAGGCGACGAAGGACAAGTTGGGCCTGAAGTACACCGGCTCGGTGCTCTCCTTCGACATCGCGGGCGATCAGGATGACAAGACGAACGCGTGGAAGTTCATCGACGCGCTGAAGCTGCACTCCAACCTGGCCAACATCGGCGACGTGCGCTCGCTTGTGGTGCACCCGGCGTCGACCACGCACTCCCAGTCGGACGCTGCGGGTCTTGCCCGCGCTGGTATTACGCAGGCCACGGTGCGTTTGTCTGTCGGCATCGAGGATGTCGAGGACATTATTGCGGACCTCGAGCGCGGTTTCGCGGCGGTCTAA
- the ppc gene encoding phosphoenolpyruvate carboxylase has product MSAQPADHVREDIRLLGRVLGRVLAEQEGQEIFDLVESTRRTAFDIAHGDATPEDLLAVFRDMDIPKVNLVARAFSHFALLANLVEDLDDEKAAAPVSLRTSFAHLKDSGVEADKVADLIAGAQVSPVLTAHPTETRRRTVFDTQTHIKRLLSELHAGADPAAIEREMELRMTLMWQTALIRIARPRLEDEIDVGLRYYKLSLLEQIPAINRAIRYELRDTFGRDLALTPVMRPGSWIGGDHDGNPYVNAETLTYATRQAADTVLSYYIDELGELERELSLSDRYSTCSEELSRLADAANNTAESRVDEPYRRAIFGIRHRVVATRELLAGSVTTGSPYADPGELLADLDVIDDSLRAHGGAIIADDRLGRLRSAVTTFGFHLYTLDLRQNSESFEKVVTEVLAVAGVCDNYAALAEEDRVELLVEELRTPRPLLRAEALLSDDTRKEMGILTAAARAVRDLGQGAIAQCIIAMTGAVSDILEPMVLLKEVGLSDVNVVPLFETIEDLAHGASILEDLWSLPFYREHLRARGDIQEVMLGYSDSNKDGGYLQANWALYDAELALVELCNRHGIRLRLAHGRGGAVGRGGGPTYDAILAQPKGAVDGSIRITEQGEIISAKYGSPETARRHLEAFVAGTLEASFLDTEPIDDPTRAYDIMRALAAYSGEKYNELIGDPGFIDYFTQSTPLHEIGELNLGSRPASRKQTTAISDLRAIPWVLSWAQSHTNVPGWFGVGTAVERWAGEDEDRWDDLRELYRDWPFFRSVLSNMAQVMAKAELSLARLYADLVEDREVAERIYSLIADEFERTKQVYFRITGHTDLVAENQRQARSLKRRYPYLLPLNAVQLELLRRYRAGDEAFLVPKTIQVTMNGLATALRNAG; this is encoded by the coding sequence GTGTCTGCTCAGCCTGCCGATCACGTCCGTGAAGACATCCGACTCCTAGGCCGGGTACTCGGCCGCGTGCTTGCCGAGCAGGAAGGGCAGGAGATCTTCGACCTGGTCGAATCCACCCGCCGCACCGCCTTTGACATCGCCCACGGGGACGCCACCCCGGAAGACCTGCTCGCAGTCTTCCGCGATATGGACATCCCCAAAGTGAACCTCGTCGCACGCGCATTTAGCCACTTCGCGCTGCTGGCTAACTTGGTTGAGGATCTTGACGACGAGAAGGCCGCCGCACCGGTCTCGCTACGCACAAGCTTCGCGCACCTGAAAGACAGCGGCGTGGAGGCAGACAAGGTCGCCGACCTTATCGCCGGGGCGCAGGTCTCTCCGGTGCTCACTGCGCACCCGACTGAGACCCGTCGCCGCACCGTCTTCGACACCCAGACCCACATCAAGCGCTTGCTGAGTGAACTCCACGCTGGTGCCGACCCGGCAGCCATCGAACGCGAGATGGAGCTGCGCATGACCCTGATGTGGCAGACCGCGCTGATCCGCATCGCCCGCCCGCGTCTTGAGGACGAGATTGACGTCGGCCTGCGCTATTACAAGCTCTCCCTGCTTGAGCAGATCCCGGCGATCAACCGCGCAATCCGCTACGAACTTCGCGACACCTTTGGCCGCGACCTCGCCCTCACCCCCGTGATGCGCCCGGGTTCCTGGATCGGCGGCGACCATGACGGCAACCCGTACGTGAATGCCGAAACGCTCACGTATGCCACCCGCCAAGCCGCCGATACTGTGCTCAGCTACTACATCGATGAGCTGGGTGAGTTGGAGCGCGAGCTGTCGCTTTCAGACCGCTATTCCACCTGCTCGGAGGAGCTTTCCCGGCTTGCGGATGCCGCCAACAACACCGCCGAGTCCCGCGTCGATGAGCCCTACCGCCGGGCCATTTTTGGCATCCGCCACCGTGTCGTCGCTACGCGCGAGTTGCTCGCTGGCTCGGTGACCACGGGCTCGCCGTATGCGGACCCCGGCGAGCTGCTTGCAGACCTGGACGTGATCGACGACTCCCTGCGTGCGCACGGCGGCGCAATCATTGCCGATGACCGGCTGGGCCGCCTGCGCTCCGCCGTGACCACCTTCGGCTTCCACCTGTACACGCTTGACCTGCGCCAAAACTCCGAATCCTTTGAAAAAGTCGTGACCGAAGTGCTTGCGGTTGCCGGCGTGTGCGATAACTACGCCGCGCTTGCTGAAGAGGACCGCGTGGAGTTACTCGTCGAGGAGCTGCGCACCCCGCGTCCGCTGCTGCGCGCCGAAGCACTGCTTAGCGACGACACCCGCAAGGAAATGGGCATCCTCACCGCCGCCGCCCGCGCTGTCCGGGACTTGGGCCAGGGGGCGATCGCGCAGTGCATTATCGCCATGACCGGTGCGGTCTCCGACATTTTGGAGCCCATGGTCCTGCTCAAAGAGGTCGGCCTGAGCGACGTCAACGTCGTCCCGCTGTTTGAAACCATCGAGGACCTCGCACACGGCGCCAGCATCCTCGAAGATCTCTGGTCGCTGCCGTTCTATCGCGAACATCTGCGCGCCCGCGGTGACATCCAGGAGGTCATGCTCGGCTACTCCGACTCCAACAAGGACGGCGGCTACCTGCAAGCGAACTGGGCGCTTTACGACGCCGAACTCGCCCTGGTTGAACTCTGCAACCGGCACGGCATCCGCCTTCGACTCGCGCACGGCCGCGGCGGGGCAGTCGGCCGCGGCGGCGGGCCCACCTACGATGCCATCCTGGCTCAGCCCAAGGGCGCCGTCGACGGCTCCATCCGCATCACCGAGCAGGGCGAGATCATCTCCGCCAAGTACGGATCGCCAGAGACCGCCCGCCGCCACCTCGAAGCCTTCGTCGCCGGCACCCTGGAGGCATCCTTCCTGGATACCGAACCTATCGACGACCCGACCCGCGCCTACGACATCATGCGTGCGCTTGCCGCCTACTCCGGCGAAAAGTACAACGAGCTCATCGGCGACCCCGGGTTCATTGACTACTTCACCCAATCCACCCCGCTGCACGAGATCGGCGAGCTCAACCTCGGCTCTCGCCCGGCGTCCCGCAAACAGACCACCGCGATTTCCGACCTGCGCGCCATCCCCTGGGTGCTGTCCTGGGCGCAGTCGCACACCAATGTGCCTGGCTGGTTCGGCGTCGGTACTGCAGTCGAGCGCTGGGCTGGGGAAGACGAAGACCGCTGGGATGACCTGCGCGAACTCTACCGTGACTGGCCGTTCTTCCGCTCCGTGCTGTCCAACATGGCCCAAGTCATGGCGAAGGCCGAGCTGTCGCTGGCCCGCCTCTACGCCGACCTAGTGGAGGACCGCGAGGTAGCCGAGCGCATCTACTCCCTTATCGCCGATGAATTCGAGCGCACCAAGCAGGTCTACTTCCGTATCACCGGGCATACGGACCTTGTTGCCGAGAACCAGCGCCAGGCCCGATCCCTAAAACGTCGCTACCCCTACCTGCTGCCGCTCAACGCGGTCCAGCTTGAGCTGCTGCGCCGCTACCGCGCCGGCGACGAGGCCTTCCTCGTCCCGAAGACGATCCAGGTCACCATGAACGGGCTGGCCACCGCACTGCGCAACGCAGGGTAG